From the Paraburkholderia sp. PREW-6R genome, one window contains:
- a CDS encoding MFS transporter, giving the protein MPPPADPAGPDEETFVSLPKQPAFQRFWCTRILSSLSFQMLAVAMGWHIYALTHSAFALGLVGLAQFLPMFVLTLVVGHVADRYDRRRIAAICQSLEGVAALLFAFGTFGGWISAPVIYVLAACVGAARAFESPAVASLLPGVVARGQLPKATAWATSANQTAQIAGPALGGLLYGIGPGAAYLACMVSFAAAAAAVWGIPLKAKPVSRAPVTLESVFSGIAFIRKEPVILGALSLDLFAVLFGGATALLPVFARDILHTGPLGLGLLRSGTAIGALAGTIWLAHFPLRNRPGAAMFGGVIAFGVATVVFGLSHQFIVSLISLIVLGASDTISVVVRLSLVQLRTPDDMLGRVNAVNSLFIGTSNQLGEFESGVTAGWWGARPAVLVGGFATIAVALLWMKFFPQLKRARTLEREEELAPSQ; this is encoded by the coding sequence ATGCCTCCTCCCGCCGACCCTGCCGGTCCCGACGAAGAAACCTTCGTCAGTTTGCCGAAACAGCCCGCATTCCAGCGTTTCTGGTGCACTCGCATTCTGTCGTCGCTGTCGTTCCAGATGCTTGCCGTCGCAATGGGCTGGCACATCTACGCGCTGACGCATAGCGCGTTCGCGCTCGGCCTCGTCGGTCTCGCGCAGTTCCTGCCGATGTTCGTCCTGACGCTCGTGGTAGGGCACGTGGCCGACCGTTACGACCGGCGGCGCATTGCGGCGATCTGTCAAAGCCTCGAAGGCGTCGCTGCGTTGCTGTTCGCATTCGGGACGTTCGGCGGCTGGATCAGCGCACCTGTCATCTACGTGCTGGCCGCCTGCGTCGGCGCGGCGCGCGCTTTCGAATCGCCTGCGGTCGCGTCGTTGCTGCCGGGCGTCGTCGCGCGCGGACAATTGCCGAAGGCCACGGCGTGGGCCACGTCCGCGAATCAGACCGCGCAGATCGCCGGCCCCGCGCTGGGCGGTCTGCTTTATGGGATTGGGCCGGGTGCGGCTTACCTTGCGTGCATGGTTTCGTTCGCGGCCGCGGCCGCCGCGGTGTGGGGTATTCCGTTGAAGGCAAAGCCGGTGAGCCGCGCACCTGTCACGCTCGAATCCGTGTTCTCCGGCATTGCGTTTATCCGCAAGGAGCCGGTGATTCTCGGGGCGCTGTCGCTCGATCTGTTTGCCGTGCTGTTCGGCGGCGCAACCGCGCTCTTGCCGGTGTTCGCGCGCGACATCCTGCACACGGGTCCGCTCGGTCTCGGCCTGTTGCGCTCGGGCACCGCGATCGGCGCGCTCGCGGGCACCATCTGGCTCGCGCACTTCCCATTGCGCAATCGGCCCGGTGCGGCAATGTTCGGCGGCGTGATTGCGTTCGGCGTGGCCACGGTCGTGTTCGGCCTGTCCCATCAGTTCATCGTGTCGCTGATCTCGCTGATCGTGCTGGGCGCCTCCGACACCATCAGCGTCGTCGTGCGGTTGTCGCTCGTCCAGTTGCGCACGCCGGACGACATGCTCGGGCGCGTGAACGCGGTCAATTCGCTTTTCATTGGGACGTCGAATCAATTGGGCGAATTCGAATCTGGCGTGACGGCAGGGTGGTGGGGCGCGCGGCCTGCGGTGCTGGTGGGCGGCTTCGCGACGATTGCCGTCGCATTACTCTGGATGAAATTCTTCCCCCAGCTCAAACGTGCGCGAACGCTCGAACGCGAGGAAGAACTGGCGCCGAGCCAGTGA
- a CDS encoding DMT family transporter — protein sequence MFSPKRMLLLSDLMLLAVAVVWGTSYGVVKSALHFYPVLGLLTIRFGATFLILSPALRPLRAANARTLRGALMSGALLLGIFLCETFGILLTRAANAAFLISLCVVLTPIVEWSLLKRRPSRVEWAAVILSLSGAWLLTGDGALSLNAGDALILLAALLRALTVCVTKRVMRDSTLPPLSVTAVQSGVVAFGSATVALLLAPRQWQAVPPLVGHGAFWGYVAYLVLACTLFAFFAQNFAIKRSSPTRVSLLMGSEPAFGALFACLWLGERISTTAWVGGALIVAASVLATVRWPAWRVRAASRA from the coding sequence ATGTTCAGTCCAAAACGCATGCTCCTGCTATCCGACTTGATGCTGCTCGCAGTTGCGGTGGTGTGGGGCACGAGCTACGGCGTCGTCAAAAGCGCGCTGCACTTCTATCCTGTGCTGGGTTTGCTGACCATACGGTTTGGCGCCACGTTTCTGATCCTGTCGCCCGCGTTGCGCCCTCTGCGCGCGGCAAACGCGCGTACGCTGCGCGGTGCGCTCATGTCGGGCGCGCTCCTGCTCGGCATTTTTTTGTGCGAGACGTTCGGCATTCTGCTGACCCGCGCCGCAAATGCCGCGTTTCTGATCAGCCTGTGCGTGGTGCTGACGCCGATCGTCGAATGGTCGCTGCTCAAGCGCAGACCGAGCCGAGTGGAATGGGCGGCGGTGATACTTTCGCTGTCAGGCGCGTGGCTGCTGACGGGCGACGGCGCACTGAGCCTGAATGCAGGCGACGCGCTGATCCTGCTCGCCGCGCTGTTGCGCGCACTGACCGTGTGTGTGACGAAACGCGTGATGCGCGACTCGACATTGCCGCCGCTTTCGGTGACTGCCGTTCAGTCGGGCGTGGTGGCGTTCGGCAGCGCGACGGTCGCGCTGCTCCTTGCGCCCCGGCAGTGGCAGGCGGTGCCGCCGCTTGTTGGGCACGGCGCGTTCTGGGGCTATGTCGCTTATCTCGTGCTGGCGTGTACGTTGTTCGCATTCTTTGCGCAGAATTTCGCAATCAAACGCAGCAGTCCGACCCGGGTGTCGTTGCTGATGGGCAGCGAACCGGCTTTCGGCGCGCTGTTCGCGTGCCTGTGGCTGGGCGAACGGATTTCGACAACTGCCTGGGTGGGCGGTGCATTGATCGTCGCGGCGTCGGTTCTGGCTACCGTACGCTGGCCCGCGTGGCGAGTGCGCGCTGCGTCACGCGCCTAA
- a CDS encoding LysR family transcriptional regulator → MNTSELFALLPDMAVFARVVDAGNFSLAARQLGTTPSTVSRQIKRLEDALATRLLERSTRSVRLTEPGAQVARLCREMLSAATGAVDAAGQLAGSPQGKVTLSAPISFAKSLIHPLMPAFLRAYEEVDLRLLFTDHDVDPLVDEVDLVIRLTEEPPPGLAGRKLGAARWLLAASPAYLAERGTPEQPRDLARHDCIYLGEVPDDNRWRFRRGTATQSVVVKGRYSANDVTARLEAAQLHFGIACLPEFAVKDALRNGELTAVMPDWTFEARAYVGSVWLLYPPNRFLLPKVRALIDFLVEHMRAVD, encoded by the coding sequence ATGAACACCAGCGAACTTTTCGCGCTTCTGCCCGATATGGCCGTATTCGCCCGCGTGGTGGACGCGGGCAATTTTTCGCTGGCGGCGCGCCAGCTAGGCACCACGCCGTCCACGGTGAGCCGTCAGATCAAGCGGCTCGAAGACGCGCTCGCAACGCGGCTGCTGGAGCGATCCACACGCAGCGTGCGCTTGACGGAACCGGGCGCGCAGGTGGCGCGGTTGTGCCGGGAGATGCTGAGTGCTGCAACCGGTGCGGTCGATGCCGCCGGACAACTCGCCGGCAGTCCGCAAGGCAAGGTCACGCTGAGCGCGCCGATCTCGTTTGCGAAGAGCCTGATTCATCCGCTCATGCCGGCTTTCCTGCGTGCTTACGAAGAGGTGGATCTGCGACTGCTGTTCACGGACCATGACGTCGATCCGCTCGTCGACGAGGTCGATCTGGTGATCCGTCTCACCGAAGAGCCTCCGCCGGGCCTCGCCGGCCGTAAGCTCGGCGCGGCGCGCTGGCTGCTGGCGGCATCGCCCGCGTATCTCGCTGAGCGTGGCACACCGGAGCAGCCGCGCGATCTGGCGCGGCACGATTGCATCTACCTTGGCGAAGTGCCGGACGATAACCGCTGGCGCTTCCGTCGCGGCACGGCGACGCAAAGTGTCGTGGTGAAAGGGCGCTATAGCGCCAACGACGTCACCGCGCGGCTCGAAGCGGCGCAGCTGCATTTCGGCATTGCGTGCCTGCCCGAATTCGCGGTCAAGGACGCGCTGCGCAACGGGGAGTTGACTGCCGTTATGCCGGACTGGACTTTCGAAGCCCGCGCTTACGTGGGCTCTGTGTGGTTGCTGTATCCGCCCAATCGCTTCTTGCTGCCGAAGGTGCGGGCGCTGATCGATTTCCTCGTGGAGCATATGCGTGCGGTCGACTGA
- a CDS encoding asparaginase, whose protein sequence is MTLDVTLPVAATVYRGDSIENTHVAHVAVVDASGRVLYSFGDPSRMTLVRSAAKPAQALAVLETGALERFGFDEADLALMCASHSSEPRHIERARAMLVKAQASESDLRCGGHPPLSDAVYIDWLKHDFKPGAVCSNCSGKHAGMLAGARSLGAAIAGYELPDHPLQEHVKHTVANVCDLPDNGVQWAIDGCNLPTPAFPLDRLARLFAKLAAAQDEVAASSSAHTPRTAALARIYRAMTAHPELVGGEGRFCTTLMQAFEGSLVGKVGAEGSYAIGVRASEHTKRAGAEGALGIAIKVEDGNVGILYALVAEVLAKLQIGTPAQRANLHAFHTPPLRNTMGIETGRRELTIDLVPALAV, encoded by the coding sequence ATGACCCTGGATGTAACGCTGCCGGTCGCGGCGACGGTGTATCGCGGCGATTCGATCGAAAATACGCATGTTGCGCACGTTGCGGTTGTCGACGCGAGCGGGCGCGTGCTGTACTCATTCGGCGATCCATCGCGAATGACGCTGGTGCGTTCGGCGGCCAAGCCCGCGCAAGCGTTGGCGGTGCTCGAGACGGGCGCGCTCGAGCGCTTCGGTTTCGACGAAGCTGACCTCGCGTTGATGTGCGCGTCGCACAGCAGCGAGCCACGGCATATCGAACGGGCGCGCGCGATGCTGGTCAAGGCGCAGGCGAGCGAGTCCGACTTGCGTTGCGGCGGTCATCCGCCGTTATCGGATGCGGTCTACATCGACTGGTTGAAGCACGACTTCAAGCCGGGTGCTGTGTGCAGCAACTGCTCCGGCAAACACGCCGGCATGCTGGCGGGCGCGCGCTCGCTCGGCGCGGCGATCGCGGGCTATGAGTTGCCTGACCATCCGTTGCAGGAGCATGTCAAGCATACGGTGGCGAACGTGTGCGACTTGCCGGATAACGGTGTGCAGTGGGCTATCGACGGTTGTAATCTGCCGACGCCCGCGTTTCCGCTAGACCGCCTCGCCCGCCTGTTCGCGAAGCTGGCCGCAGCGCAAGACGAGGTGGCCGCGTCTTCGTCGGCGCACACGCCTCGCACCGCAGCGCTTGCCCGCATCTACCGCGCGATGACTGCGCATCCCGAACTGGTGGGCGGCGAGGGCCGTTTCTGCACGACGTTGATGCAGGCATTCGAAGGCAGCCTGGTCGGCAAGGTCGGCGCAGAGGGCAGTTACGCGATCGGCGTTCGAGCGTCGGAACACACGAAGCGAGCAGGCGCCGAGGGCGCGCTGGGCATAGCGATAAAAGTGGAGGACGGCAACGTCGGAATACTCTACGCGCTGGTCGCGGAGGTGCTGGCGAAACTGCAGATAGGGACACCGGCGCAGCGCGCGAACCTGCACGCATTCCACACCCCCCCGCTACGCAACACGATGGGGATAGAAACAGGACGTCGCGAGCTGACGATCGACCTCGTGCCGGCGTTAGCGGTGTGA
- a CDS encoding chemotaxis protein produces the protein MSVDPRANDERTNLTSSNKFELLLFRLGSVPDSDAHELYGINVFKVREISTMPAVTPIAGSSPFVMGAVDIRGQIIPVIDLPRLMGCEPTRGLNILLVTEFARSTQAFAVEEVDDIVRLEWNQVLSAEGTAGGNLVTSIARIDGNTGDSRLAQVIDVEQVLRDVFPSQHPGVDPASVGDALGIRPGAKILAADDSGFARKLIEQALSAIGADYVMAKTGEEAWNTLQQVAHEAQSTGARVKDSIALVLTDLEMPEMDGFMLTRHIKADDRTRDIPVIIHSSLTGAANEAHVKNAGANGYVAKFAAAELANAIREALGAAA, from the coding sequence ATGTCCGTAGATCCCCGCGCGAATGACGAACGCACCAACCTGACGAGCTCGAATAAATTCGAGTTGCTGCTGTTTCGCCTCGGCTCAGTGCCCGACAGCGATGCGCACGAGCTTTACGGCATCAACGTGTTCAAGGTGCGCGAAATCTCGACCATGCCGGCGGTCACACCCATCGCCGGTTCGTCGCCATTCGTGATGGGCGCGGTGGATATTCGCGGCCAGATCATTCCCGTGATCGACCTGCCGCGACTCATGGGCTGCGAGCCGACGCGCGGGCTGAACATTCTGCTCGTCACCGAATTTGCACGCTCGACCCAGGCGTTCGCGGTCGAGGAAGTGGACGATATCGTGCGGCTGGAATGGAATCAGGTGCTATCCGCGGAAGGCACCGCGGGCGGCAATCTCGTCACGAGTATTGCGCGCATCGATGGTAATACGGGTGACTCACGGCTCGCCCAGGTGATCGATGTGGAGCAGGTGTTGCGCGATGTGTTTCCGTCGCAGCATCCGGGTGTGGACCCCGCTTCTGTGGGCGACGCGCTCGGCATCCGGCCAGGCGCCAAAATTCTGGCTGCCGACGATTCGGGATTTGCCCGTAAGCTGATCGAGCAGGCGCTCAGTGCAATCGGCGCCGATTACGTGATGGCCAAAACCGGCGAAGAAGCGTGGAATACGCTGCAGCAGGTTGCGCATGAAGCGCAGTCCACCGGTGCGCGCGTCAAAGACAGCATCGCGCTCGTGCTGACGGATCTGGAAATGCCCGAGATGGATGGCTTCATGCTGACCCGCCACATCAAGGCCGATGACAGGACGCGGGACATTCCGGTCATCATCCATTCGTCGTTGACGGGCGCCGCTAACGAGGCGCATGTGAAGAATGCCGGGGCCAACGGGTATGTAGCGAAGTTCGCTGCCGCGGAGTTGGCAAATGCGATCCGGGAGGCATTAGGGGCGGCGGCTTGA
- a CDS encoding tetratricopeptide repeat-containing glycosyltransferase family protein — protein MSKPANLPQRLEHMLQQAVALQRNGALTEAEELYREILELKPRHLDALQLLGALALQTGRLEEGVAWLKRAVAVNARLAPVHSNLAYALNALQRFEAALASADRALALQPQFADALNNRGNALAGLNRPADALATFDRALTLSPDCAPAWNNRACVLRDLGRAADALASCDRALALEPAYPDAWSNRGNALSDLNKPQEAERCYRRALELAPAFADAWNNLGLTQIDLGQHEAALSSYERVLEVNPDAVETHWNRALCLLQMGDFDAGWRSYEWRWARNRISASRREFAQPLWLGDFSIDGKTILLHAEQGLGDTLQFCRYAALVSKRGAKVVLQVQPELTRLLTTLDGVDQLVEEGGALPHFDCHCPLLSLPLAFGTNLTSIPARTPYLHADSDATRQWRDRIDARMDARMDTSTNRKLKVGLVWAGGNRPHVAELRKNDARRSMTFAHMAPLLDVPNVQFFSLQKGAAAQQRVGTPAEQQVIDYTDALHDFADTAALVANLDLVISVDTSTAHLAGALNRPVWILNRFDTCWRWMLERSDTPWYPSATLFRQPALGDWDSVMHAVRDALAVRSAAHARAA, from the coding sequence ATGAGCAAACCTGCCAATTTGCCGCAACGACTGGAGCACATGCTTCAGCAGGCCGTCGCACTGCAACGCAACGGCGCGTTGACTGAAGCCGAAGAACTCTATCGCGAAATCCTCGAACTGAAGCCCCGGCATCTTGACGCCTTGCAGTTGCTCGGTGCGCTGGCATTGCAGACCGGCCGCCTGGAGGAGGGTGTGGCGTGGCTCAAGCGCGCGGTGGCCGTGAACGCACGGCTCGCGCCCGTCCATTCCAATCTTGCGTATGCGCTAAACGCGTTGCAGCGCTTCGAGGCAGCGCTCGCCAGCGCCGACCGTGCGCTGGCGTTGCAGCCTCAATTTGCCGATGCATTGAACAATCGCGGCAACGCATTGGCCGGCCTGAATCGACCCGCTGACGCGCTCGCCACGTTCGATCGCGCGCTGACGCTGTCGCCCGATTGTGCGCCGGCCTGGAACAATCGCGCCTGCGTATTGCGCGATCTCGGCCGTGCCGCCGACGCGCTCGCGAGTTGCGATCGCGCCCTCGCGCTCGAACCGGCTTATCCCGACGCGTGGAGCAATCGCGGCAACGCGCTGAGCGATCTGAACAAGCCACAGGAAGCGGAGCGCTGCTATCGTCGCGCACTCGAATTGGCACCCGCATTCGCGGACGCCTGGAACAATCTCGGCCTCACGCAGATCGATCTGGGTCAGCATGAAGCGGCGTTGTCGAGCTACGAGCGCGTATTGGAAGTGAATCCGGATGCGGTCGAGACGCACTGGAACCGGGCGCTGTGCCTGCTGCAAATGGGCGACTTCGATGCCGGCTGGCGGAGCTATGAATGGCGTTGGGCACGCAACCGGATCAGCGCGAGCAGGCGCGAATTCGCGCAGCCGCTGTGGCTGGGCGATTTTTCTATCGACGGCAAGACGATTCTGTTGCACGCGGAGCAAGGTCTCGGCGATACCTTGCAGTTCTGCCGTTACGCCGCGCTCGTGTCGAAGCGGGGTGCAAAGGTGGTGCTGCAGGTGCAGCCGGAACTGACGCGGCTCCTGACCACGCTCGACGGTGTCGATCAACTCGTCGAAGAGGGCGGCGCGCTGCCGCACTTCGATTGCCATTGTCCGCTGCTGAGTCTGCCGCTCGCCTTCGGCACGAACCTGACGAGCATTCCCGCGCGCACGCCGTATCTCCATGCGGACAGTGACGCGACCCGTCAATGGCGCGACCGGATCGACGCACGGATGGACGCACGGATGGACACTTCGACGAACCGCAAGCTGAAAGTCGGCCTCGTCTGGGCAGGAGGCAATCGTCCCCATGTCGCCGAATTGCGGAAGAACGACGCGCGTCGCTCGATGACGTTCGCGCACATGGCGCCGTTGCTCGACGTGCCGAACGTGCAGTTCTTCAGTCTGCAGAAAGGAGCGGCCGCGCAGCAACGCGTGGGGACGCCGGCAGAGCAACAGGTGATCGACTACACGGACGCGCTTCATGATTTCGCGGACACGGCGGCGCTCGTGGCGAACCTGGATCTGGTGATTTCCGTCGACACATCCACCGCGCATCTTGCGGGCGCCTTGAACCGGCCGGTGTGGATACTGAACCGCTTCGACACATGCTGGCGCTGGATGCTCGAACGCAGCGACACGCCGTGGTACCCGAGCGCAACGCTTTTCCGGCAGCCGGCGCTGGGCGACTGGGACAGCGTCATGCACGCCGTGCGTGACGCGCTCGCCGTGCGCAGCGCGGCGCACGCACGGGCCGCATGA
- a CDS encoding aldo/keto reductase encodes MEYRHLGASGFKVPVLSFGTGTFGGKGEFFQAWGATDVAEARRLIDICFDAGVSMFDTADIYSSGASESVLGEALKGKRDKAIISTKATFRFDDGPNNVGSSRFHLIEAVHSALKRLQTDYIDLFQLHGFDARTPVEEVMSTLDDLVRAGKIRYTGVSNFSGWHLMKSQDVADRYGYPRYVANQTYYSLVGRDYEWELMPLGIDQGVGAVVWSPLGWGRLTGKIKRGQPLPDSSRLHKTADMGPPVPEEYLFRVLDAIDEVAAETGKTVPQIALNWLLQRPTVSTVLIGARNEEQLRQNLGAVGWNLTPEQMAKLDAASAVRPAYPYWHQEGFAERNPKAV; translated from the coding sequence ATGGAATATAGACATCTGGGTGCATCCGGTTTCAAGGTGCCGGTACTGAGTTTCGGCACGGGCACGTTCGGCGGCAAGGGGGAATTTTTTCAGGCTTGGGGCGCGACCGACGTCGCGGAAGCGCGTCGTCTGATCGATATCTGCTTCGACGCAGGCGTGTCGATGTTCGACACCGCGGACATCTATTCGAGCGGCGCATCGGAATCGGTCCTGGGCGAAGCGCTGAAAGGCAAGCGCGACAAAGCGATCATCTCGACCAAGGCGACCTTCCGTTTCGACGACGGTCCGAACAACGTCGGCTCGTCGCGTTTTCATCTGATAGAGGCCGTCCATTCCGCACTCAAGCGCCTGCAGACCGATTACATCGACCTGTTCCAGTTGCACGGTTTCGACGCCAGAACGCCGGTCGAAGAAGTCATGTCGACGCTCGACGACCTCGTGCGCGCCGGCAAGATCCGCTACACGGGCGTGTCGAACTTCTCGGGCTGGCACCTGATGAAATCGCAGGACGTCGCTGACCGCTACGGTTATCCACGCTATGTGGCGAATCAAACGTATTACTCGCTGGTAGGCCGCGATTACGAGTGGGAGTTGATGCCGCTAGGCATCGATCAAGGGGTGGGCGCCGTAGTATGGAGTCCGCTCGGCTGGGGACGTCTGACGGGCAAGATCAAGCGCGGGCAGCCGTTGCCCGATTCGAGCCGTTTGCACAAGACAGCCGACATGGGGCCGCCGGTGCCGGAAGAGTATCTGTTTCGCGTGCTCGACGCGATCGACGAAGTGGCCGCGGAAACCGGCAAGACCGTACCGCAGATTGCACTGAACTGGCTGTTGCAGCGGCCCACGGTATCGACGGTATTGATCGGCGCGCGTAATGAGGAACAATTGCGCCAGAATCTGGGCGCCGTGGGCTGGAATCTGACGCCCGAACAGATGGCGAAGCTCGATGCGGCCAGCGCCGTGCGGCCCGCTTACCCTTACTGGCATCAGGAAGGATTTGCGGAGCGTAATCCGAAAGCGGTATGA
- a CDS encoding SDR family oxidoreductase, which translates to MSTNSNARIAIVTGAARGIGAALAQRLATDGLAVVVNYASSSKEADALVAGLSASGAKAIAVKADVSKPDDVRRLFDTVEQRLGRVDVLVNNAGVMTTTQIAETSDAQYDQMFDINVRGTFNTLREAAARMNDGGRIVNFSTTALALNMPGYAIYNATKASVETFTHVFAKELRGRNITVNAVAPGPIATPLFLDGKTDEQIRTFTNMPPLQRLGEPEDIASVVSFLVGPDAGWVNGQVLRANGGLA; encoded by the coding sequence ATGAGCACGAATTCGAACGCTCGTATCGCCATCGTGACCGGCGCGGCACGCGGGATCGGCGCCGCGCTGGCTCAGCGCCTCGCCACAGACGGCCTCGCGGTCGTCGTCAACTATGCATCCAGCTCGAAGGAAGCCGACGCGCTGGTCGCCGGACTGAGTGCGTCCGGCGCGAAGGCCATTGCGGTCAAGGCCGACGTCTCGAAGCCCGACGACGTGCGCCGCCTGTTCGACACAGTGGAGCAGCGACTCGGCAGGGTAGATGTGCTGGTGAACAACGCGGGCGTAATGACGACGACGCAGATCGCCGAGACCAGCGACGCGCAATATGACCAGATGTTCGACATCAACGTGCGCGGCACTTTCAATACGCTGCGCGAAGCGGCCGCGCGGATGAACGACGGCGGACGCATCGTCAACTTCTCGACCACGGCGCTGGCGCTGAACATGCCAGGCTACGCGATCTACAACGCGACCAAAGCTTCCGTCGAAACCTTCACGCATGTGTTCGCAAAAGAATTGCGCGGCCGCAACATCACGGTCAACGCCGTGGCGCCGGGACCGATTGCAACGCCGCTTTTTCTCGACGGCAAGACCGACGAGCAGATCAGGACTTTCACGAACATGCCGCCGCTGCAACGCCTCGGCGAACCGGAGGATATCGCTTCGGTGGTGTCGTTTCTCGTGGGACCGGATGCCGGCTGGGTGAACGGTCAGGTGCTGCGCGCGAATGGCGGGCTTGCGTGA
- a CDS encoding LysR substrate-binding domain-containing protein yields MDRFEEMRVFVRIAERQSFTRASDDLQIPRATVTNLMKRLEERLGARLLERTTRTVRLTQDGDAYYRRCVRLIADLEEAEGSFSNIAPKGILRVNLQGTLARYFVVPELPAFLARFPGIELTIGEDDRFVDLVREGVDCVLRAGNLQDSSMVGRRVARLPQVTVASPVYLEAFGTPHDPSALSAHRAVNYVSSATGRPVPLEFSVGGRETAVTLPSAVSVTGTELYTGAAVAGLGIVQVPRYRVAGELADGRLQVILADFPPPPMPVSVLYPQNRQLSSRVRVFAQWLRDIFEAAAATINGSP; encoded by the coding sequence ATGGATCGTTTTGAGGAAATGCGCGTGTTCGTGCGGATTGCGGAGCGGCAGAGCTTCACGCGTGCTTCCGACGATCTGCAGATACCGCGCGCTACCGTCACCAACCTGATGAAGCGGCTGGAAGAACGCCTCGGCGCGAGGCTGCTTGAACGCACGACACGCACGGTTCGGCTTACGCAGGACGGCGACGCTTACTACCGCCGCTGCGTGCGGCTGATCGCGGACCTGGAGGAGGCCGAAGGTTCGTTCTCAAATATCGCGCCGAAGGGGATTTTGCGCGTGAATCTGCAGGGCACGCTGGCGCGCTATTTCGTCGTGCCCGAGTTGCCCGCGTTTCTGGCGCGATTTCCCGGTATCGAATTGACGATCGGCGAAGACGACCGCTTCGTCGATCTGGTGCGCGAGGGCGTGGACTGCGTGCTGCGGGCGGGCAACCTGCAGGATTCGTCGATGGTCGGGCGCCGCGTCGCCCGGTTGCCGCAGGTCACGGTGGCGAGCCCGGTGTATCTGGAAGCGTTCGGCACGCCGCACGATCCGTCGGCGTTGTCTGCGCATCGGGCGGTGAACTACGTGTCGAGCGCGACCGGCCGACCGGTGCCGCTCGAGTTCAGCGTCGGCGGTCGCGAAACAGCGGTGACGCTGCCGTCCGCGGTATCCGTGACGGGCACGGAGCTTTATACCGGCGCGGCGGTCGCGGGGCTCGGCATCGTCCAGGTGCCGCGTTACCGTGTGGCGGGCGAACTTGCAGACGGTCGGCTGCAAGTCATTCTTGCGGACTTTCCACCGCCACCGATGCCCGTTTCCGTGCTCTATCCGCAGAATCGTCAACTGTCGTCGCGTGTACGGGTGTTTGCGCAGTGGTTGCGCGATATTTTCGAGGCCGCGGCTGCGACGATCAACGGGTCACCGTAA
- a CDS encoding single-stranded DNA-binding protein, translating into MIDGLVGGRLYGEAQIRTGQNGSRFVTCKLRATTKDGDTIFVNVIAFDDAVQTALLALADADSVALSGTITPKVWTDKNGLVKPAIDMIAHRLLSAYDGRREGEH; encoded by the coding sequence ATGATCGATGGACTGGTGGGCGGCCGCTTGTACGGCGAAGCGCAGATTCGCACGGGTCAGAACGGCAGCCGGTTTGTGACGTGCAAGCTTCGCGCGACCACCAAAGACGGTGACACGATATTCGTCAACGTGATCGCATTCGACGACGCCGTGCAGACCGCATTGCTCGCACTGGCCGACGCGGACAGCGTCGCGCTGAGCGGCACGATAACCCCTAAGGTGTGGACCGACAAGAACGGTCTCGTCAAACCCGCGATCGACATGATCGCGCATAGACTGCTGAGCGCTTATGACGGCCGTCGGGAAGGTGAGCACTAA